The Haemophilus parainfluenzae genome window below encodes:
- the rpsQ gene encoding 30S ribosomal protein S17, translated as MTDKIRSVQGKVVSDKMEKSFVVAIERKVKHPLYGKFIRRTTKLHVHDENNEAKVGDTVEIRECRPLSKTKSWTLVRVVEKAVIA; from the coding sequence ATGACTGATAAAATTCGTAGCGTACAAGGTAAAGTTGTTAGCGACAAAATGGAAAAATCTTTCGTTGTTGCTATTGAACGTAAGGTAAAACACCCGTTATACGGTAAATTTATCCGTCGTACAACTAAATTACACGTACACGATGAGAACAATGAAGCCAAAGTTGGTGATACTGTAGAGATTCGCGAATGTCGCCCTCTCTCTAAAACCAAATCTTGGACTTTAGTTCGCGTTGTTGAGAAAGCAGTTATTGCTTAA
- the rpmD gene encoding 50S ribosomal protein L30: protein MAKTIKVTQVRSSIARLPKHKATLRGLGLRHMHHTVELIDTPAVRGMINQVSYMVKVEE from the coding sequence ATGGCTAAAACTATTAAAGTAACTCAAGTTCGTAGCTCAATTGCTCGTTTACCGAAGCACAAAGCTACCTTGCGTGGTCTTGGTCTTCGCCATATGCACCATACTGTTGAGTTAATCGATACTCCGGCAGTACGTGGTATGATTAACCAAGTTTCATACATGGTTAAAGTGGAGGAGTAA
- the rplR gene encoding 50S ribosomal protein L18, with amino-acid sequence MDKKSARIRRAARARHMMREQGVTRLVIHRTPRHIYAQVIAPNGSEVLAAASTVEKAIREQVKYTGNKDAAAVVGKLVAERALAKGVKDVAFDRSGFKYHGRVQTLADAAREAGLQF; translated from the coding sequence ATGGATAAGAAATCAGCTCGTATCCGTCGTGCAGCTCGTGCACGTCATATGATGAGAGAGCAAGGTGTGACTCGTCTAGTTATTCACCGTACTCCGCGTCATATCTACGCACAAGTTATTGCACCAAACGGTTCAGAAGTGCTTGCCGCTGCTTCAACTGTTGAAAAAGCAATTCGTGAGCAAGTTAAATATACCGGTAATAAAGATGCCGCAGCAGTAGTAGGTAAACTTGTTGCTGAGCGCGCATTAGCAAAAGGCGTTAAAGACGTTGCTTTTGACCGTTCCGGTTTTAAATATCATGGTCGTGTCCAAACTTTAGCGGACGCTGCACGTGAAGCTGGTCTACAGTTCTAA
- the rpsH gene encoding 30S ribosomal protein S8, whose amino-acid sequence MSMQDPIADMLTRIRNGQAANKVAINMPSSKLKVAIANVLAAEGYIESVKVLEGAKPELEITLKYFQGKPVVESIQRVSRPGLRIYKRKDELPKVMGGLGVAVISTSKGVMTDRAARQAGLGGEIICYVA is encoded by the coding sequence ATGAGTATGCAAGATCCAATCGCAGATATGTTGACTCGTATTCGTAACGGTCAAGCTGCGAACAAAGTTGCAATCAATATGCCTTCTTCCAAGCTAAAAGTGGCAATTGCCAACGTATTAGCTGCTGAAGGTTATATCGAAAGCGTTAAAGTTTTAGAAGGTGCAAAACCTGAATTGGAAATTACTTTAAAATATTTCCAAGGCAAACCGGTTGTAGAAAGCATCCAACGTGTAAGTCGTCCTGGTCTTCGTATTTACAAACGTAAAGACGAATTACCAAAAGTTATGGGTGGTTTAGGTGTTGCTGTAATTTCTACATCTAAAGGTGTTATGACTGACCGTGCAGCTCGTCAAGCGGGCTTAGGCGGTGAGATCATCTGTTACGTAGCTTAA
- the rplF gene encoding 50S ribosomal protein L6, producing the protein MSRVAKAPVNIPAGVEVKLDGQLLTVKGKNGELSRTIHHSVEVKQDNGQFTFTPREGFVEANAQSGTARALVNAMVIGVTEGFTKKLQLVGVGYRAQIKGNAVALSLGFSHPVEHTLPAGITAECPSQTEIVLKGADKQLIGQVAADIRAYRRPEPYKGKGVRYSDEVVRMKEAKKK; encoded by the coding sequence ATGTCTCGTGTTGCAAAGGCACCTGTTAATATTCCTGCCGGCGTTGAAGTTAAACTCGACGGTCAGCTATTAACAGTAAAAGGTAAAAATGGCGAGTTATCTCGCACAATTCATCACTCAGTTGAAGTTAAACAAGATAATGGTCAATTTACTTTCACTCCACGTGAAGGTTTTGTTGAAGCGAATGCTCAATCGGGTACAGCTCGTGCATTAGTTAATGCAATGGTTATCGGTGTTACTGAAGGCTTCACTAAGAAATTACAACTAGTGGGTGTTGGTTACAGAGCTCAAATTAAAGGCAACGCAGTTGCATTAAGTTTAGGTTTCTCTCACCCTGTGGAGCACACTTTACCAGCAGGTATTACTGCAGAATGCCCTTCACAAACAGAAATCGTTTTAAAAGGTGCAGACAAGCAGTTAATTGGTCAAGTTGCAGCAGATATTCGCGCTTATCGCCGTCCTGAACCTTATAAAGGTAAAGGTGTACGTTACTCTGATGAAGTAGTACGTATGAAAGAGGCTAAGAAGAAATAA
- the rplO gene encoding 50S ribosomal protein L15, whose product MRLNTLSPAEGAKHSAKRLGRGIGSGLGKTGGRGHKGQKSRTGGGVRRGFEGGQMPLYRRLPKFGFTSMKSAVTAEVRLNELTKVEGNVVTLEALKAANILTKDIQFAKVILAGEVKSAVTVRGLRVTKGAKAAIEAAGGSVEE is encoded by the coding sequence ATGCGTTTAAATACTCTATCTCCGGCTGAAGGTGCTAAGCACAGTGCAAAACGCCTTGGTCGTGGTATTGGTTCAGGTTTAGGAAAAACTGGTGGTCGTGGTCATAAAGGTCAAAAATCTCGTACTGGCGGCGGTGTTCGTCGTGGTTTCGAGGGTGGTCAAATGCCATTATACCGTCGTTTACCAAAATTTGGTTTCACTTCAATGAAATCAGCTGTAACTGCTGAAGTTCGTTTAAACGAATTAACAAAAGTTGAAGGAAATGTTGTCACTTTAGAAGCATTAAAAGCTGCAAACATTTTAACTAAAGATATTCAATTCGCTAAAGTTATCTTAGCTGGTGAAGTGAAATCTGCAGTTACTGTACGTGGTTTACGTGTAACTAAAGGTGCAAAAGCAGCGATCGAAGCTGCTGGCGGTTCAGTTGAGGAATAA
- the secY gene encoding preprotein translocase subunit SecY, with product MAKQPGYQSRSTNSGTGELKSRLLFVLGALIVYRIGSFIPLPGIDAAVLAQLVEQQKGTIIDMLNMFSGGALSRASILALGIMPYISASIVMQLLATVSPALAELKKEGAAGQRKITKYTRYATVVFATIQAIAISTGLPNMLPQLVPNIGFTFYFTAVVSLVTGTMFLMWLGEQITERGIGNGISILVFGGIVAGLPHAIIETVEQARQGQMHPLVLLLIAAIVFAVTYFVVFVERGQRRIRVEYAKRQQGRQILGGHSTHLPLKVNMANVMPAIFASSIILFPATLTQWFGQNDKFEWLNDLSMLLNPGQPLYLLVYAVAIIFFSFFYTAMQYNPRDTADNLKKSGAFIPGIRPGEQTSRYIDKVMTRLTLIGGLYVTFVCLVPYIMTSAWDVKFYFGGTSLLIVVVVIMDFIVQVQSHLMSSQYESALKKANLKGFGQ from the coding sequence ATGGCTAAACAACCAGGTTATCAAAGCAGAAGTACTAATAGTGGTACTGGTGAACTAAAAAGCAGATTGCTTTTTGTATTAGGTGCACTTATCGTTTATCGTATTGGTTCTTTTATTCCGCTTCCTGGTATTGATGCCGCCGTGCTAGCTCAATTAGTTGAACAACAAAAAGGCACCATCATTGATATGTTAAACATGTTCTCTGGTGGTGCATTGAGCCGAGCATCAATTTTAGCATTAGGTATTATGCCGTATATCTCGGCATCTATCGTGATGCAATTGCTTGCTACGGTTTCACCTGCTTTAGCAGAATTGAAAAAAGAAGGCGCAGCAGGACAAAGAAAAATCACCAAGTATACTCGTTATGCAACGGTGGTTTTTGCTACTATCCAAGCTATCGCAATTTCTACCGGTTTACCGAATATGTTGCCACAGTTAGTGCCAAATATCGGTTTTACTTTTTACTTCACTGCAGTAGTGAGTCTTGTGACTGGAACCATGTTCTTAATGTGGTTAGGTGAGCAAATTACTGAAAGAGGTATTGGTAACGGTATCTCAATTCTTGTTTTTGGTGGTATTGTTGCAGGATTGCCACATGCAATCATCGAAACAGTTGAGCAAGCTCGTCAAGGACAAATGCATCCTTTAGTTCTTCTACTAATCGCTGCTATTGTTTTTGCAGTAACTTATTTTGTTGTCTTCGTAGAACGTGGACAACGTAGAATTCGTGTTGAATATGCTAAGCGTCAACAAGGACGTCAAATTTTAGGTGGTCATTCAACTCACTTACCATTAAAAGTTAATATGGCAAACGTAATGCCAGCAATTTTTGCTTCAAGCATTATTTTATTCCCTGCGACATTGACGCAATGGTTTGGTCAGAATGATAAGTTTGAGTGGTTAAATGACTTATCAATGTTGTTGAATCCTGGACAACCTTTATATCTTCTTGTTTATGCGGTAGCGATTATTTTCTTCAGTTTCTTCTATACTGCAATGCAATATAATCCACGTGATACAGCAGATAATCTAAAAAAATCTGGTGCATTTATCCCAGGAATTAGACCAGGTGAACAAACATCTCGTTACATTGATAAAGTAATGACTCGCTTAACATTAATTGGCGGTCTTTATGTAACGTTCGTATGTTTAGTCCCTTACATTATGACATCAGCATGGGATGTTAAATTCTACTTCGGTGGTACTTCCTTATTAATCGTTGTTGTTGTAATTATGGATTTTATCGTGCAAGTTCAGAGTCACTTAATGTCGTCTCAATATGAATCTGCGTTAAAAAAAGCAAACCTTAAAGGTTTTGGACAGTAA
- the rplP gene encoding 50S ribosomal protein L16: protein MLQPKRTKFRKVHKGRNRGIAGGTEVSFGTFGLKAVGRGRLTARQIEAARRAMTRAVKRQGKIWIRVFPDKPITEKPLEVRMGKGKGNVEYWVALIQPGKVLYEMDGVSEEIARQAFALAAAKLPIKTTFVTKTVM, encoded by the coding sequence ATGTTGCAACCAAAACGTACAAAATTCCGTAAAGTTCACAAAGGCCGTAACCGTGGTATCGCGGGTGGTACTGAAGTTAGTTTCGGTACATTCGGGTTAAAAGCAGTTGGTCGTGGTCGTTTAACCGCTCGTCAAATTGAAGCGGCTCGTCGTGCAATGACACGTGCAGTTAAACGTCAAGGTAAAATCTGGATCCGTGTTTTCCCAGATAAACCAATTACTGAAAAACCATTAGAAGTCCGTATGGGTAAAGGTAAAGGTAACGTTGAGTACTGGGTAGCCTTAATCCAACCGGGTAAAGTACTTTATGAAATGGATGGTGTGTCTGAAGAGATCGCAAGACAAGCATTTGCATTAGCAGCTGCTAAATTGCCAATCAAGACTACCTTCGTAACTAAGACGGTGATGTAA
- the rplX gene encoding 50S ribosomal protein L24 — MAAKIRQNDEVIVLAGKDKGKRGKVTKVLPNGKVFVEGINIITKHEKPVPALGQAGGLVKKEAAIDASNVAIFNPKTNKADRVGFRFEDGKKVRFFKSNNEII; from the coding sequence ATGGCTGCAAAAATTCGTCAAAACGATGAAGTAATCGTACTTGCTGGTAAAGATAAAGGCAAGCGTGGCAAGGTAACTAAAGTGTTACCAAACGGTAAAGTGTTTGTTGAAGGTATCAACATCATCACTAAACATGAAAAACCAGTTCCTGCTTTAGGACAAGCTGGTGGTTTAGTGAAAAAAGAAGCGGCTATCGATGCTTCTAACGTTGCGATTTTCAATCCAAAAACAAACAAAGCTGACCGTGTAGGTTTTAGATTCGAAGACGGTAAGAAAGTACGTTTCTTCAAATCTAACAATGAAATTATCTAA
- the rpmC gene encoding 50S ribosomal protein L29, translating into MKAQDLRTKSVEELNDELVNLLGEQFKLRMQTATGQLQQTHQAKQVRRDIARVKTILTEKAGE; encoded by the coding sequence ATGAAAGCTCAAGATTTACGTACAAAAAGTGTTGAAGAGCTGAATGATGAATTAGTGAACCTTTTAGGTGAACAATTCAAATTGCGTATGCAAACAGCCACCGGTCAGCTTCAACAAACCCATCAGGCTAAACAAGTGCGTCGTGATATCGCACGCGTTAAAACCATTTTAACTGAGAAGGCGGGTGAGTAA
- the rplV gene encoding 50S ribosomal protein L22 has protein sequence METIAKHRYARTSAQKARLVADLIRGKKVAQALEILTFTNKKAAALVKKVLESAIANAEHNDGADIDDLKVAKIFVDEGPSMKRVMPRAKGRADRILKRTSHITVVVSDR, from the coding sequence ATGGAAACTATCGCAAAACATCGTTACGCTCGCACTTCTGCCCAAAAAGCTCGCTTAGTTGCCGATTTAATTCGTGGTAAAAAAGTTGCGCAAGCATTAGAAATCTTAACTTTTACTAACAAAAAAGCTGCGGCTTTAGTGAAAAAAGTATTAGAGTCTGCTATTGCTAACGCAGAGCATAATGATGGTGCAGATATCGATGATCTTAAAGTTGCTAAAATCTTCGTTGACGAAGGTCCTAGCATGAAACGTGTTATGCCACGTGCTAAAGGTCGTGCAGATCGTATTTTAAAACGTACTAGCCACATTACTGTGGTTGTGTCAGATCGTTAA
- the rplE gene encoding 50S ribosomal protein L5, with the protein MAKLHDYYRDQVVNELKNKFGYKSVMQVPRIEKITLNMGVGEALTDKKLLDNAVADLAAISGQKPLVTKARKSVAGFKIRQGYPIGCKVTLRGERMWEFFERLITIAVPRIRDFRGLSAKSFDGRGNYSMGVREQIIFPEIDYDKVDRVRGLDITITTTAKNDEEGQALLAAFNFPFRK; encoded by the coding sequence ATGGCGAAACTGCATGATTACTACAGAGATCAAGTAGTAAACGAGTTAAAAAATAAATTCGGCTACAAATCTGTCATGCAAGTCCCACGAATCGAAAAGATTACCCTGAATATGGGTGTGGGTGAAGCATTGACCGATAAGAAATTGCTAGACAACGCAGTAGCGGACTTAGCAGCAATTAGCGGTCAAAAACCTTTAGTAACTAAAGCTCGTAAATCTGTTGCTGGCTTTAAAATCCGTCAGGGATATCCAATCGGTTGTAAAGTAACACTACGCGGTGAGCGTATGTGGGAGTTCTTTGAACGTTTAATTACAATTGCTGTTCCACGTATTCGTGACTTCCGCGGTTTAAGTGCGAAATCATTTGATGGTCGTGGTAACTACAGCATGGGTGTGCGTGAACAAATCATCTTCCCTGAAATCGATTACGATAAAGTAGATCGTGTGCGTGGTTTAGATATCACTATCACAACTACTGCTAAGAATGATGAAGAAGGTCAAGCACTACTTGCTGCCTTTAATTTCCCATTCCGTAAATAA
- the rpsN gene encoding 30S ribosomal protein S14, with the protein MAKQSMKARDVKRVKLAEKFFAKRAELKKIISDVNASDEDRWNAVLKLQTLPRDSSPSRQRNRCRQTGRPHGVLRKFGLSRIKVREAAMRGEIPGLKKASW; encoded by the coding sequence ATGGCAAAACAATCAATGAAAGCACGCGATGTAAAACGCGTTAAATTGGCTGAAAAATTCTTCGCTAAACGTGCAGAATTAAAGAAAATCATTTCTGATGTCAATGCCTCTGACGAAGATCGTTGGAATGCAGTGTTAAAGTTACAAACTTTACCACGTGATTCTAGCCCTAGTCGTCAACGTAACCGTTGCCGCCAAACTGGACGTCCTCACGGCGTTTTACGTAAGTTTGGTTTAAGCCGTATTAAGGTTCGTGAAGCTGCTATGCGCGGTGAGATCCCAGGCCTTAAAAAAGCGAGCTGGTAA
- the rpsS gene encoding 30S ribosomal protein S19, producing MPRSLKKGPFLDLHLLKKVEKAVESGDKKPIKTWSRRSMIIPSMIGLTIAVHNGRQHVPVYVSDEMIGHKLGEFAPTRTYRGHAADKKAKK from the coding sequence ATGCCACGTTCTCTCAAGAAAGGTCCTTTCCTTGACCTACACTTGTTGAAGAAGGTAGAGAAGGCGGTGGAAAGCGGGGATAAAAAACCAATCAAAACTTGGTCCCGTCGTTCAATGATCATTCCTTCAATGATCGGATTGACCATCGCAGTCCATAATGGTCGTCAGCACGTTCCTGTTTATGTATCTGATGAAATGATCGGCCATAAATTAGGTGAATTTGCACCGACTCGTACATACCGCGGTCACGCGGCAGATAAGAAAGCTAAGAAATAA
- the rpsE gene encoding 30S ribosomal protein S5 has product MSNIEKQAGELQEKLIAVNRVSKTVKGGRIMSFTALTVVGDGNGRVGFGYGKAREVPAAIQKAMEKARRNMINVALNEGTLQHPVKGVHTGSRVFMQPASEGTGIIAGGAMRSVLEVAGVRNVLSKAYGSTNPINVVRATIDALANMKSPEMVAAKRGKTVDEILG; this is encoded by the coding sequence ATGTCAAACATCGAAAAACAAGCTGGTGAACTGCAAGAGAAGCTAATCGCAGTAAACCGTGTATCAAAAACTGTAAAAGGTGGTCGTATTATGAGCTTTACTGCTTTAACAGTAGTAGGCGATGGTAACGGTCGCGTAGGTTTTGGTTATGGTAAAGCTCGTGAAGTTCCGGCAGCGATCCAAAAAGCGATGGAAAAAGCACGTCGCAATATGATTAATGTCGCTTTAAATGAAGGTACATTACAACACCCAGTTAAAGGTGTTCATACTGGTTCTCGCGTATTTATGCAACCAGCTAGCGAAGGTACAGGTATCATCGCAGGTGGTGCAATGCGTTCAGTGTTAGAAGTTGCTGGTGTACGTAATGTTCTTTCTAAAGCGTATGGTTCAACCAACCCAATCAACGTTGTTCGTGCAACTATTGATGCATTAGCAAATATGAAATCACCAGAAATGGTTGCTGCTAAACGCGGCAAAACCGTTGATGAAATTTTGGGGTAA
- the rplN gene encoding 50S ribosomal protein L14, with protein sequence MIQEQTMLDVADNSGARSVMCIKVLGGSHRRYAAIGDIIKVTVKEAIPRGKVKKGDVLKAVVVRTKKGVRRPDGSVIRFDGNACVILNNNTEQPIGTRIFGPVTRELRSEKFMKIISLAPEVL encoded by the coding sequence ATGATCCAAGAACAGACTATGCTGGATGTTGCCGATAACTCTGGTGCTCGCAGCGTAATGTGTATCAAGGTTCTAGGTGGATCGCACCGTCGTTATGCTGCTATTGGTGACATCATCAAAGTTACTGTGAAAGAAGCAATTCCACGCGGTAAAGTTAAAAAAGGTGATGTATTAAAAGCAGTTGTTGTGCGCACCAAGAAGGGTGTTCGTCGCCCAGACGGATCAGTCATTCGCTTCGATGGTAACGCTTGTGTAATTTTAAACAATAACACAGAGCAACCAATCGGTACTCGTATTTTTGGACCGGTGACTCGTGAACTTCGTTCTGAGAAATTCATGAAGATCATTTCTTTGGCACCAGAAGTACTGTAA
- the rpsC gene encoding 30S ribosomal protein S3 encodes MGQKVNPNGIRLGIVKPWNSTWFANTQDFADNLDGDFKVRKFLNKELANASVSRITIERPAKSIRVTIHTARPGIVIGKKGEDVEKLRNAVSKIAGVPAQINIAEVKKPELDAKLVADSIASQLERRVMFRRAMKRAVQSAMRLGAKGIKVEVSGRLGGAEIARSEWYREGRVPLHTLRADIDYNTAEAHTTYGVIGVKVWIFKGEILGGMAAVAQSEQQPADKPKKAPRGKGRK; translated from the coding sequence ATGGGTCAAAAAGTAAATCCAAATGGTATTCGCCTAGGTATTGTAAAGCCTTGGAACTCTACTTGGTTCGCGAATACACAAGATTTCGCCGACAATCTTGACGGTGACTTCAAAGTACGCAAATTCTTAAATAAAGAATTAGCAAACGCTTCGGTTTCACGTATTACTATTGAGCGTCCAGCTAAAAGTATTCGTGTAACAATTCACACAGCTCGCCCTGGTATCGTTATCGGTAAAAAAGGTGAAGATGTTGAAAAATTACGTAACGCAGTGTCTAAAATCGCTGGCGTTCCGGCTCAAATCAACATTGCTGAAGTGAAAAAACCGGAATTAGATGCAAAATTAGTTGCAGACAGCATCGCTTCTCAATTAGAACGTCGTGTAATGTTCCGTCGTGCTATGAAACGTGCGGTACAAAGCGCAATGCGTTTAGGTGCTAAAGGTATCAAAGTTGAAGTTAGCGGTCGTTTAGGTGGTGCAGAAATCGCACGTTCTGAATGGTATCGTGAAGGTCGTGTACCTCTACATACTCTTCGTGCGGACATCGATTATAACACTGCAGAAGCTCATACTACATACGGCGTAATCGGCGTTAAAGTATGGATCTTCAAAGGTGAAATTTTGGGTGGAATGGCTGCAGTTGCGCAATCAGAACAACAACCTGCCGACAAGCCTAAAAAGGCTCCGCGTGGCAAAGGTCGTAAGTAA